The nucleotide window ACCGAAGTACCCGCAGCAGCTTCTAGCATCACGCCGTTGCTGTAGTCCACCTCACTGTTGGGTGAGTCAAGCTGCCAGCCAAAGTTCATCAAAATTTGAGCGGTTGCAGGCAAGGGATAACCCTTCAAAGGGCTGCTTGCAGTAGTATTACCCACGCTTTGATTAGGCGACCAATTAACACCCGGAATAAAGACCACTCTGGGCGAAGCTTGACAGCCATTGACCTCAAACAGCAAGTCGGCACGAACGTTGTAGGTTCGTGCCACATCTCGCCAAGTTTGCCCCGAAGGAACTTCGACCCGAATGCCATTGTAGGGAGGGATGGAAATCTCGGTGCCAATGGGCAGGCTGCCATCGCGCAAAACAGGGTTTAGACCAATGAGCGTGGCTGACAGGAGGTTGTAGCGCTGGGCAATGCTGGCTAGGGTTTCGCCAGAAGCGATTTTGTGACGAGTCAGACGCGATAAGGCGGCAGTAGGGCAAGTGGAAGCACTGGGCTGAGCAGAAGTGCCACCAGAACTGGGCTGAGCGATCGCCCTCAGCGGAGACACGATCGCCCAACCCATGATCAGAGCTAGCGAAACTAAGGGAAGGGAGCGAGGAAAAGGCATCATAGCGATTTTTCTACAAACGTTTAACAAGTTCTGAGCAAGCCGGAGGTTGCTCCTTTTTAACAAAGCTGGTTTCACAAAGCTGGTTTCACAAAGCTATGTGAAATGCGATTTAACAGTAGGATTTAGTTTTAGTTACAGTAGAAGTAGAGCTTTTCTAACCCGATCTATTCTCTTCTAGCTGACGCACGACTTCCCTGTAGAAGTTCCATTTTAATGAAGAATATCAGCGTTCGTTTTAGCGAAATGGGTCGTTAACCGTATACTAAAGCCATCTCTGCCCATCAACATGCGGACAGAATTTTTCTTCCTCTCATAACATCGCACTCCCTTACTAAAACCTATGGGCTTTTCATTGAAGCAAGCTGGCATTTACGCAGCCTTTCTGGCATTGGGCGGGGGCGTTGGCTGGGCAGGTAGCCAATCAATGCGATCGCCTCAAATGTCGCCTGTTGCATCAACACCCGCCGAATCGCCGAGCTACCGTCCGGTTCAAACCACCTCCATGCCACCGCTTGCCGCCCCTACTACTCCTACTAGCAACAATTTTATTGCGGCAGCGGTCAAAAAAGTGGGTGCAGCAGTGGTTCGCATTGACTCCTCTCGTACTGTGAGTCAACTGCCTGACTCGTTCCAAAATCCGCTTTTAGATCGTTTCTTTGGGCAAGACTTTGAGCCACCCCCAGATAATGTTGAACAAGGCACGGGCTCAGGATTTATTATTAGTGCCGATGGTCGATTGATTACCAATGCCCATGTGGTGCAGGGAGCGGATACGGTTACCGTGACCTTGAAAGATGGGCGCACGTTTAAAGGCAGAGTTTTGGGGGCTGACCCAGTTACGGATGTGGCGGCGGTTAAAATTGATGGCACCGCCCTACCAACCATAGTGTTGGGGAACTCGGCAAACCTGATCCCTGGAGAATGGGCGATCGCCATTGGCAACCCGCTTGGCTTAGACAATACGGTCACGGCTGGCATTATTAGTGCCATTGGTCGCTCTAGCTCAGAAGTCGGCATTGCCGATCGTCGGGTTCGCTTCATTCAAACCGATGCAGCCATTAACCCCGGCAACTCAGGCGGTCCCTTGCTCAATGATCAGGGCGAGGTGATTGGGATTAACACTGCCATTCGTGCCAATGCTCAGGGTTTAGGCTTTGCCATTCCCATTGAAACAGGGCAACGCATCGCCCAACAGCTTTTTGAGACGGGCAAAGCTGAACATCCCTATCTGGGCGTTCAAATGATGGATTTGACAGCAGAGGCGCGCGATCGGCTGAAGCAAGATCCAAGTATCAAGTTCTCAGTCACTGCCGATCGCGGTGTCCTTGTCATTCAAGCGATCGCCAATGCACCTGCTGCGATGGCAGGCATCCGCTCAGGAGACGTAATTTTAAAGGTCAATAACGTTGAAATTAACGCTGCCTCAGAGGTTCAAGACCAAATTGAGAAAACTCGCATTGGCGAGACTGTGGCGATCGAAGTTCAGCGCGGCAACGATAAAAAGATTATTCAGGTTAAGCCGATCGCTTATCCGGCTGACCAAGCAAGATAAGCAAGTAGCCCTCTGTTTTCAGCGCTAGTCCTTACCCTTCGTCAAAATTCTCGTTAGGTTCAATGCTTAAAGAGATAGAGCTGCGCACGCTTGCCTCTAGCTCCATGCGTTGCTCCATCCGCCGAAGGAAGTAGCCCGTCATCATGGCAGAAGCCAGCAAACCTGCCAAATTCTCGCGATCGGTCGTAATTTGGACATTGAAAACTTCTGAAGGCAGAACGCCCACTAACCCCTGTACGTTTTGAGAAATAATTTGCTTAAT belongs to Timaviella obliquedivisa GSE-PSE-MK23-08B and includes:
- a CDS encoding M23 family metallopeptidase encodes the protein MGWAIVSPLRAIAQPSSGGTSAQPSASTCPTAALSRLTRHKIASGETLASIAQRYNLLSATLIGLNPVLRDGSLPIGTEISIPPYNGIRVEVPSGQTWRDVARTYNVRADLLFEVNGCQASPRVVFIPGVNWSPNQSVGNTTASSPLKGYPLPATAQILMNFGWQLDSPNSEVDYSNGVMLEAAAGTSVLAVGDGTVAFAGVQREYNGKLVVVNHEQGFQTRYALLGEVVVQAGQKVKQGDKLGTVAAAAQNSSSRLEFEVRTNSNLGWVAQDPGNYLSELRRERRR
- a CDS encoding trypsin-like peptidase domain-containing protein produces the protein MGFSLKQAGIYAAFLALGGGVGWAGSQSMRSPQMSPVASTPAESPSYRPVQTTSMPPLAAPTTPTSNNFIAAAVKKVGAAVVRIDSSRTVSQLPDSFQNPLLDRFFGQDFEPPPDNVEQGTGSGFIISADGRLITNAHVVQGADTVTVTLKDGRTFKGRVLGADPVTDVAAVKIDGTALPTIVLGNSANLIPGEWAIAIGNPLGLDNTVTAGIISAIGRSSSEVGIADRRVRFIQTDAAINPGNSGGPLLNDQGEVIGINTAIRANAQGLGFAIPIETGQRIAQQLFETGKAEHPYLGVQMMDLTAEARDRLKQDPSIKFSVTADRGVLVIQAIANAPAAMAGIRSGDVILKVNNVEINAASEVQDQIEKTRIGETVAIEVQRGNDKKIIQVKPIAYPADQAR
- a CDS encoding DUF760 domain-containing protein; this translates as MVFNPDNFDFFGEDAEESQANQLLKYLQHQSPEVLARVAKSVSPEIKQIISQNVQGLVGVLPSEVFNVQITTDRENLAGLLASAMMTGYFLRRMEQRMELEASVRSSISLSIEPNENFDEG